The stretch of DNA TTTTTCTGACTGTCTCAACATACTTTCCGTTTCTTTTAATGCGGTAATATCTCTCCCGATTACGACCAGCCCTTTTCTCGAACCATCAGGATTGAAAATGGGCACTTTGAATGCATCGAACGTTTTGCTTGAGCCATCTCTTAATTGAATGGTTTCTTCACAGCGAGTGACTTTCCCAGCCCTCCAAGCTTCCTCGTCGGTATCAATACAATAAATCAAAGCATCATGATAATAATCAGTGTACTGGGCCATCTCTCTATCGTCCTTGCCCCTGTAATCGATGCCTTCTAGTTCGAATAATTGAGCACCAAATTTATTGATTTGAAGCCACTTGCCTTCACCATCTTTAAATGAAACACAGTCTGGCATGGTATCTATTAGCAGTGTGAGCTTCTCTTTTTCTTCTTCAATTAGTTTTGAATCTCTCAAATTTTTAATATAAAAATACAAAAGAATGGCGGTAAAGAAAACAAATAACAGACTTTTGAATGTCTGAAGGAGAAGGACTTTTTCAAAAATGGTGTTAGGATCATATAATAAATAATCTGTCCCTATAACCCAGACTGGACCTATAATCAAATAGACAAACGGAATTATTCGGTAAAAATCGGTGCTTTTTTTCATTGTTGTACCCCTTAAATATTGGAAAGTATGATGCTATTTAGTTATATTGTCACATACAAATGAAATTTCAGCAATTTAACATTACGTTTACTGCACGCTGGGCCTCACAATTTATAGTTTTTCCAGAAGAGATTGGCCATCGGACATATTGTAAAGCAGTTCGTCAAAAGAGGGAATATGAATATGATTAGAGAAGATAAACCTTACACAATAACTTCATAAATACGTACAAGAAGGTTCATTAATGCAGCAAAAGATTAAAATAGCTAAATGGTTACTGGAAGTTGATATTTTGTGCTGGATTACATCACTCTACCTATTGTTCAGTTAGATTTTGTTGCTTTAATGCCATGGAGTCACGGGAAAAATAAATTAAAGTAGGTGCGAACATGATTAAATTCCACGGAACACCAACGCTGGAAACCGAACGATTGATTCTTAGAAGACTGGTTATTGAAGATGCACAAAGCTTCTTTACCCATTGGATGTCTGATGAACGGGTTACGGACAATCTCATAAAAGGAGCACATAAATCAATCAAGGAGTCAGTTGAGAGGGTAACGAATATTGTCAATGAATATGAGGAACAAGAATTTTGTTATTGGGGCATTGAATTAAAAGCAACTGGTGATCTTATCGGAGCAATCGATTTTTATCATTTCGACCTCGGCACGGAAAATTGCGAAGTAGGATTTACACTCGGTTACGACTGGTGGAATCAAGGATATGGAACAGAATCGTTGAAAGCCGTTATGGAATTTGGCTTCAGGCATATGAATATTCATAAGATATCTGCAGCACATAACAGTGATAATCCTGCATCCGGAAAAATCATGCAAAAAGTTGGAATGAAACAAGAAGGGTCGATACGGCATATGATTCGTAACGCTAAAAATCAATACAAAGACTGTGCAATCTACGGGATTCTCCAGGAAGAGTACTTACTACAAGTAAAGATGGGGTGATTACTCATGTCGACAAAACCAGATTTACATGATCTAGTATTCACTCTTTTTTTATTTAAAAAATATCATAATTTAATAATAGGAAACATCATAGATTGATTGGGGCGTAATAATTTGAATATAGTTAGTCTGGAAAGAGCAACAATACCCGATGCAGAAGCTATTTTTAATATGCAAGTCAAAGCATTCATGCCGCTTATGGAAAAGTATAAGGATTACGATATAAACCCAGCGAATGAAACAATAGACCGAGTTGTTTCGAGGATCACTAATCCTCAAGGCATATTTTATAGATACAAAACTTGTAGGTGGAATCCGTATCTTTTGGAAAGAAGATGTTCATTTTTGGATTAGCCCCATGTTTATCAGTCCAACCCATCAAGGGCAAGGTATAGCAAAAAAAGCGATATTGTTAGTAGAAGAAAGCTTTCCTCAAGCCATCAGTTGGGAACTGGCAACAATCCTGGAGGAAGAACGTAACTGCCATTTGTATGAAAAAATGGGGTATATACAGACGGGGGAAAAACGGCGTATTAATGATAATACCACACTGGTTTTTTATAAAAAGTCTGTGTAAAGTGAATCGCCAAAAACAAATGGGAGTGTATTATCATTAAATTTCATGCCAAGCCTAATTTTGGTCATCATATGACAACAAGTTAACAATTCGATGACATGAAGGGGTATGGGTTTAACTATCAGGGATTCTCCGTTAAGATGCAGACTATGCTTTAGTTATAAAGCGTAGCTTTGAATCGAAAGGGGTTTACATGAGAATGAATATTAAAAAAATTATATTACCGTTTGCAGCAGGTGTATTGGCATTGAGTTTAACTGCTTGCAACGGAGAAGATAAAGCAACAAAAGAAGAAAAGCCACAAGAAGAAACGAAGCAGGAAGCAACAAAAGCACCATCTGAACAAGACCAAGCAGCTGCAGCTAAAGAAATGCAGGCAAAGCTTGCTAAGCAAGAAGTAGACGAGAGCAAAGTTGTTG from Paenisporosarcina sp. FSL H8-0542 encodes:
- a CDS encoding GNAT family N-acetyltransferase: MIKFHGTPTLETERLILRRLVIEDAQSFFTHWMSDERVTDNLIKGAHKSIKESVERVTNIVNEYEEQEFCYWGIELKATGDLIGAIDFYHFDLGTENCEVGFTLGYDWWNQGYGTESLKAVMEFGFRHMNIHKISAAHNSDNPASGKIMQKVGMKQEGSIRHMIRNAKNQYKDCAIYGILQEEYLLQVKMG